A part of Leishmania braziliensis MHOM/BR/75/M2904 complete genome, chromosome 30 genomic DNA contains:
- a CDS encoding succinyl-coa:3-ketoacid-coenzyme a transferase-like protein, whose product MTLNLGIGIPNLVVNYIPDEMDVVLQGENGLLGIGPYPLPEEVDPDVTNAGKQTVTMSKSGASLFDSAESFSMIRGGHLDLTMLGALQVSSSGDIASWWVPGKVLKGMGGAMDLVMSGCRNVVLMEHTNKEGKPRVVQSCNIPLTGAGVVDLLITELCAFRFEKQKGGVRVMWLSELAEGVTVEEVKAKTMANFKIDPNIKTMPLAPVPVPHE is encoded by the coding sequence ATGACGCTGAACCTTGGGATCGGTATCCCCAACTTGGTGGTGAACTACATCCCGGACGAGATGGATGTGGTTCTGCAGGGGGAGAACGGGCTCCTCGGCATTGGCCCGTACCCGCTGCCGGAGGAGGTCGACCCCGACGTCACGAACGCCGGCAAGCAGACCGTCACGATGAGCAAGTCGGGCGCTTCGTTGTTTGACAGTGCCGAGTCCTTCAGCATGATCCGCGGCGGTCACTTGGACTTGACCATGCTGGGTGCCCTACAGGTctcgagcagcggcgacatcGCCAGCTGGTGGGTTCCCGGCAAGGTGCTGAAGGGCATGGGCGGCGCCATGGACCTTGTCATGTCGGGCTGCCGTAATGTAGTGCTGATGGAGCACACGAACAAGGAAGGGAAGCCGCGCGTGGTACAATCCTGCAACATCCCTCTCACTGGCGCTGGTGTGGTGGATCTTCTCATCACCGAGCTGTGTGCTTTCCGTTTTGAAAAGCAGAAGGGCGGGGTCCGGGTGATGTGGCTGTCGGAGTTGGCAGAGGGCGTGACGGTGGAAGAGGTAAAGGCCAAGACGATGGCCAATTTCAAGATCGACCCGAATATAAAGACGAtgccgctggcgccggtgccggtgCCTCATGAGTGA